A genomic stretch from Corynebacterium faecale includes:
- a CDS encoding helix-turn-helix domain-containing protein — translation MAREDKGTFLTVAEVAEIMRVSKMTVYRLVHSGELPAVRVGRSFRVHEKAVNDYLDSSFYEAG, via the coding sequence ATGGCTAGAGAAGATAAAGGAACCTTCCTGACAGTTGCTGAGGTCGCGGAGATCATGCGCGTTTCCAAGATGACTGTCTACCGGCTTGTTCACTCCGGTGAACTTCCGGCGGTTCGGGTGGGGCGCTCTTTCCGCGTCCATGAGAAGGCCGTCAATGACTACCTGGATTCCTCGTTCTACGAGGCTGGCTAA
- a CDS encoding glutaredoxin family protein — MASDHSVELIVRDNCGSCVRVQAQIEPVLAAAGIDLVVSNVDQDPSLKIEFGDRVPVILVDDEEFACWEVDNDELAKALL; from the coding sequence GTGGCATCAGACCACAGTGTGGAATTGATCGTTCGTGACAACTGCGGATCCTGTGTCCGTGTGCAGGCACAGATCGAACCTGTGCTCGCGGCGGCCGGGATTGACCTGGTGGTGAGCAATGTTGATCAGGATCCCTCGTTGAAGATCGAGTTCGGTGATCGTGTTCCCGTCATCCTGGTGGACGATGAGGAGTTCGCCTGCTGGGAAGTGGACAACGACGAGTTAGCCAAGGCTTTGTTGTGA
- a CDS encoding sensor histidine kinase produces MSTFLAFLVGVAVMGLALPIYAWTKERFRRHKSASTLAENQVTTVGQVLHLAIQGSPTGITVMDRTGDVILSNGRAHELGIVHQRTVNGDVWRVAQEAFEDKETHALDVNPSVNPRRPGNRITAVQAVVKPLTLIDDRFIIVYATDESENVRMESARRDFVANVSHELKTPVGGMALLAEALMEAVDDPEQVEYFGNRLQREAHRMADMINELISLSKLQGAERLPDMEPVRVDDIIDEAIERTQLAADNANIELVRGDRTGVWVEAERSLLVTALANLISNAINYSPKSMPVSVSQNIRNDVVMIRVTDRGIGIAPEDQARVFERFFRVDQARSRQTGGTGLGLAIVKHVMANHGGNISVWSRPGTGSTFTLELPVHHPESEAQPDTTKRPGLDSPLRSTASKVTGRRKEKS; encoded by the coding sequence GTGAGCACATTCCTCGCATTTTTGGTGGGCGTGGCCGTCATGGGCCTCGCCCTACCTATTTATGCCTGGACCAAGGAGCGCTTCCGCCGACACAAATCAGCCTCCACCCTGGCTGAAAACCAGGTGACCACGGTCGGCCAGGTCCTGCACCTGGCCATCCAGGGCTCACCCACCGGCATCACCGTGATGGACCGCACCGGTGATGTCATCCTCTCCAACGGACGTGCCCATGAACTGGGCATCGTCCACCAGCGCACCGTCAACGGTGATGTGTGGCGTGTGGCCCAGGAGGCCTTCGAGGACAAGGAAACCCACGCCCTCGATGTCAACCCCTCGGTGAACCCGCGTCGCCCCGGTAACCGCATCACCGCCGTGCAGGCCGTGGTCAAACCGTTAACGCTTATCGACGACCGCTTCATCATCGTCTACGCCACCGATGAATCCGAGAACGTCCGCATGGAATCCGCACGTCGTGATTTCGTGGCCAATGTCTCCCACGAGCTGAAAACCCCCGTCGGTGGCATGGCGCTGCTGGCCGAGGCTCTGATGGAAGCCGTCGATGATCCCGAGCAGGTGGAGTACTTCGGTAACCGTCTGCAGCGTGAAGCCCACCGCATGGCGGACATGATCAATGAACTGATCTCCCTGTCCAAACTCCAGGGAGCTGAACGTCTTCCCGACATGGAACCCGTCCGGGTGGATGACATCATCGATGAAGCCATCGAGAGGACCCAGCTCGCGGCCGACAACGCCAATATCGAACTGGTCCGTGGTGACCGCACCGGCGTGTGGGTGGAGGCGGAACGATCCCTGCTGGTCACTGCCCTTGCCAACCTGATCAGCAACGCCATCAACTACTCGCCTAAATCCATGCCGGTTTCCGTTTCCCAGAACATCCGCAATGATGTGGTGATGATCCGCGTGACCGACCGCGGCATCGGGATTGCCCCGGAAGATCAGGCGCGGGTATTCGAACGTTTCTTCCGTGTGGATCAGGCCAGGTCACGTCAAACAGGCGGAACCGGCCTCGGATTGGCTATTGTCAAACATGTGATGGCAAACCACGGCGGTAATATCAGTGTGTGGTCACGGCCTGGAACGGGATCCACCTTCACACTCGAATTACCTGTGCATCATCCAGAATCTGAAGCTCAGCCTGATACCACCAAGCGACCGGGCCTGGATTCTCCGCTTCGCTCGACCGCGTCCAAAGTCACCGGACGCCGAAAGGAAAAATCATGA
- a CDS encoding HAD-IB family hydrolase has translation MSSASGNNNWGFDIMGSPEDFLSNWSASRGNLRRFIEDIAAPPIDDEAQRQAGEAAAAEAVASIYGLELDDFHSGVDSVTGAIEAAGSVHVSIPDPDVPQDIGAAAFFDVDNTLIQGSSLIVFAQGLFRKKFFTLHEIVPVIWKQLKFKISGSENADDVAQGREQALEFIKGRSVEELVELCEEIVDRTMADKTWPGTRQLADMHIAAGHQVWLVTATPVQLAQILAQRFGFTGALGTVPEAKDGIFTGRLVGDILHGPGKRHAVAALASIEKLDLSRCTAYSDSINDLPMLSMVGTAVAVNPDRKLRTEALNRGWAVRDFRSLRKAVRTFGVPALATAAFSVTGWRMRRRFRK, from the coding sequence ATGAGCTCAGCCAGCGGAAACAACAACTGGGGTTTTGACATCATGGGCTCCCCGGAGGATTTTCTCTCTAATTGGAGCGCATCCCGGGGCAATCTCCGCAGGTTCATCGAAGATATCGCCGCACCGCCCATCGATGATGAGGCTCAGCGCCAGGCCGGTGAGGCAGCGGCGGCAGAGGCGGTGGCCTCCATTTACGGACTGGAACTGGATGATTTCCATTCGGGTGTGGATTCGGTCACTGGGGCCATTGAAGCCGCCGGATCCGTCCATGTCAGCATCCCCGACCCTGATGTCCCACAGGATATCGGCGCCGCCGCCTTCTTCGATGTGGACAACACCCTCATCCAGGGTTCCTCCCTCATCGTCTTCGCCCAGGGGTTGTTCCGGAAGAAGTTCTTCACCCTGCATGAAATTGTCCCGGTGATCTGGAAACAGCTGAAATTCAAGATCTCCGGCTCCGAGAACGCCGATGATGTGGCCCAGGGACGCGAACAGGCATTGGAGTTCATCAAGGGCCGTTCCGTGGAGGAACTGGTGGAGCTGTGCGAGGAGATCGTGGACCGCACCATGGCGGATAAGACCTGGCCCGGCACCAGGCAGCTGGCGGATATGCACATCGCGGCCGGCCACCAGGTATGGCTGGTCACCGCCACCCCGGTCCAGCTGGCACAGATTCTCGCCCAGCGTTTCGGTTTCACCGGGGCACTCGGCACGGTTCCAGAGGCAAAAGACGGCATCTTCACCGGCCGACTCGTCGGCGATATTCTCCACGGACCCGGTAAGCGCCATGCGGTGGCAGCCCTGGCGTCCATTGAGAAGCTCGATCTGTCCCGTTGCACCGCCTATTCCGATTCCATCAACGATCTTCCGATGCTCTCCATGGTGGGTACCGCAGTGGCGGTGAACCCGGACCGGAAACTGCGGACGGAAGCCCTCAACCGTGGCTGGGCGGTGCGGGATTTCCGTTCCCTGCGCAAAGCGGTGCGCACCTTCGGGGTTCCAGCCCTGGCAACCGCGGCGTTCAGTGTCACGGGCTGGCGGATGCGGCGCCGGTTCCGGAAATAA
- a CDS encoding response regulator transcription factor: MTTILIVEDEESLADPLAFLLRKEGFDTVIAGDGPTALVEFSRNDIDIVLLDLMLPGMSGTDVCKELRLVSNVPVIMVTARDSEIDKVVGLELGADDYVTKPYSSRELIARIRAVLRRRGDSEAEAADDDFDEQVLEGGRVRMDVDSHTVTVDGDAVNMPLKEFDLLEYLLRNAGRVLTRGQLIDRIWGADYVGDTKTLDVHVKRLRSKIEEEPSRPRHLVTVRGLGYKYEL; encoded by the coding sequence ATGACAACCATCCTGATCGTTGAAGATGAGGAATCGTTGGCAGATCCTTTGGCCTTTCTCCTCAGGAAGGAAGGATTCGACACGGTCATCGCGGGCGACGGCCCCACGGCCCTCGTGGAATTCAGCAGAAACGACATTGATATCGTCCTGCTCGACCTGATGCTGCCCGGCATGTCCGGAACTGATGTGTGTAAGGAACTACGCCTGGTCTCCAATGTCCCGGTGATCATGGTGACCGCCCGCGACTCGGAGATCGATAAGGTTGTCGGTCTGGAACTGGGCGCGGATGATTATGTGACCAAGCCCTACTCCTCCCGTGAACTCATCGCCCGCATCCGCGCGGTCCTGCGCCGCCGCGGTGACAGCGAGGCCGAGGCTGCCGATGATGATTTTGATGAGCAGGTCCTCGAAGGTGGCCGGGTCCGCATGGATGTGGATAGCCACACCGTCACCGTCGACGGTGACGCGGTGAACATGCCACTGAAGGAGTTCGACCTGCTGGAGTATCTGCTCCGCAACGCCGGCCGGGTGCTCACCCGTGGCCAGCTCATCGATCGTATCTGGGGCGCTGATTATGTCGGCGACACCAAGACGCTGGATGTGCATGTGAAGCGTCTGCGTTCCAAGATCGAAGAGGAGCCCTCACGCCCCCGTCACCTGGTGACAGTGCGCGGACTGGGTTATAAGTACGAACTCTGA
- a CDS encoding Ppx/GppA phosphatase family protein → MRLGVLDVGSNTVHLIAVDARTGGHPTPMSNWRTPLRLVELLDDSGAINEKGVNKLTSAVGEAAELAEKLRCAELMSFATSAVRSATNSEEVLDHVEEQTGVRLNILSGEEEARQTFLAVRRWYGWSAGRITNLDIGGGSLEISSGSDENPDMAFSLDLGAGRLTHQWFDTDPPARKKVNLLRDYIDAELVVAAQQMRTLGPARLAVGTSKTFRTLARLTGAAPSSAGPHVTRTLTAPGLRQLIAFISRMTAADRAELEGISADRSHQIVAGALVAEAAMRALDIDKIEICPWALREGVIFTRIDKGLE, encoded by the coding sequence GTGAGATTAGGTGTATTGGACGTGGGCAGTAACACTGTCCACTTGATTGCGGTAGACGCTCGTACGGGTGGGCATCCCACCCCTATGAGCAATTGGCGTACCCCGTTGCGTCTTGTCGAGCTTCTCGACGACTCCGGGGCGATCAATGAGAAGGGGGTGAACAAACTCACCTCCGCCGTTGGTGAAGCTGCCGAACTGGCGGAAAAACTCCGCTGTGCGGAGCTGATGTCGTTTGCCACCTCAGCTGTGCGTTCCGCCACCAACAGCGAGGAAGTTCTCGACCATGTGGAGGAACAGACCGGTGTCCGCCTCAACATCCTTTCCGGTGAAGAGGAGGCCCGCCAGACGTTCCTTGCGGTGCGCCGCTGGTATGGCTGGTCCGCCGGCCGCATCACCAACCTGGATATCGGTGGTGGTTCCCTGGAGATCTCCTCTGGTTCCGACGAGAACCCGGACATGGCCTTCTCCCTGGATCTGGGTGCAGGCCGTCTGACCCATCAGTGGTTTGACACCGATCCGCCGGCCCGCAAGAAAGTCAACCTGCTGCGTGATTATATTGACGCGGAACTGGTCGTTGCCGCGCAGCAGATGCGCACGCTCGGCCCGGCACGGCTCGCTGTGGGTACCTCCAAGACCTTCCGTACCCTCGCGCGTCTGACCGGTGCCGCTCCTTCATCTGCCGGCCCCCACGTCACCCGCACCCTGACCGCTCCCGGTCTGCGTCAGTTGATTGCCTTTATCTCACGAATGACTGCAGCTGACCGTGCGGAGCTGGAAGGTATCAGCGCTGACCGTTCGCATCAGATTGTCGCGGGTGCGCTGGTGGCGGAGGCCGCCATGCGTGCTCTGGACATCGACAAAATTGAGATCTGCCCGTGGGCTCTCCGCGAGGGTGTTATCTTCACGCGGATCGATAAGGGTCTCGAGTAG
- a CDS encoding ABC transporter permease, with amino-acid sequence MALTVLSVVLGTAFLCGSLLLTDSLERSFTSIVDAGVEGVDVGVVGTQNNRAGVPFEVLDTIERYPEVRAVNIIGDGPGMPSGTSITGQSALILTDSEGLPLQAGSSGTHPFAMYEPGAWVGPEPVLIDGRVPTGPEEVIVNVSAAERGNLTVGEQVTVITPTERIDATLSGIFESPSDAAGWIGIGFTEERYLDLFTDGTHAPQIVIAVHDGVDPMQVRNQIGRTYNYLTPLLPEQIVERTTGDTTRQLEFITYILIAFASIALIVGAFIIANTFAMIVAQRTSEFALLRSIGVSSFQIGFSVVMEAVVIGAIGGVLGIVVGIGVINLLVFILNRSGNELASIEIAYGTGAVVLPLLFALVATVFSAIAPAQRAGNLPPVQAFDSADSRSGSLRRGVNLVAAVLMTLAISLIVAGALVSAVNGEELLTNPRLVLIGIGALLFFAGIALAGPTLVQVISMTLGVAVCAPFRAVGRLAQRNTLRNPRRSATTALAVTLSVGLVSCVGVIGATTRASVFGTVESSIQASFVLDSIGGTTIPGQPAGGSRSLSLSPAVASQAADVTGVEDVGMLMTAGLQANGWDNESTTVFEGDIDAFLDIAVRSGDAFDDSRPGAMISTTYASQSGLRVGDTITLNPYGSDDGIRVPITAVYAETGLLGHMTVNYAAAERVLTTQSAYHRSQVFVLADESVSEQQLRSNLTDAVSQFLVVQVKNKDEFRGGLGTQINQLLAIVYGLLALAVIIAVLGIINTLVLSLSERTRELGTLRATGVQRGQIKLMVTLESVILSIHGALFGIGMGTFLGWAIVSSLSSRGMAPPEIPWTQVTMMFLAAIGIGVLSALIPAHRAARIAPLEAIKE; translated from the coding sequence ATGGCGTTGACGGTGCTCTCCGTGGTGTTGGGCACAGCCTTCCTGTGTGGCTCCCTGTTGCTGACTGATTCTCTGGAACGGTCCTTCACCTCGATCGTGGATGCGGGTGTGGAAGGGGTTGATGTCGGGGTCGTCGGCACCCAGAACAACCGGGCGGGTGTCCCCTTTGAGGTCCTGGACACCATCGAGCGCTACCCCGAGGTGCGCGCCGTCAACATCATCGGTGACGGCCCCGGGATGCCGTCCGGTACCTCGATCACGGGGCAATCCGCCCTCATCCTCACCGATTCCGAGGGCCTGCCCTTGCAGGCAGGCTCCTCCGGCACCCACCCGTTTGCCATGTACGAGCCCGGCGCGTGGGTGGGGCCTGAGCCTGTGCTTATCGACGGACGCGTTCCCACCGGCCCCGAAGAGGTGATTGTCAATGTCTCGGCGGCCGAGCGTGGCAACCTCACCGTCGGCGAACAGGTCACGGTGATCACCCCGACTGAGCGCATTGATGCCACCCTCTCCGGCATCTTCGAATCCCCATCCGATGCCGCGGGATGGATCGGCATCGGTTTCACCGAGGAGCGTTATCTCGATCTGTTCACCGATGGCACCCACGCGCCCCAGATCGTCATCGCCGTCCACGACGGTGTGGATCCCATGCAGGTGCGCAACCAGATCGGGCGCACCTACAACTACCTCACCCCGCTGTTGCCCGAGCAGATCGTGGAACGCACCACCGGGGATACCACCCGCCAGCTGGAGTTCATCACCTATATTCTCATCGCCTTCGCCTCGATCGCGCTGATCGTGGGGGCGTTCATCATCGCCAACACCTTTGCCATGATCGTGGCCCAGCGCACCAGCGAATTCGCCCTGCTGCGCAGCATCGGTGTGTCCTCCTTCCAGATCGGTTTCTCCGTGGTGATGGAGGCCGTGGTCATCGGTGCGATCGGTGGTGTGCTGGGAATCGTGGTGGGTATCGGCGTGATCAATCTCCTGGTGTTCATTCTCAACCGATCAGGCAATGAGCTCGCCTCCATCGAGATCGCCTACGGCACCGGCGCGGTGGTGCTTCCCCTGTTGTTCGCCCTCGTGGCCACGGTGTTCAGCGCCATCGCACCAGCGCAGCGGGCTGGTAATCTGCCTCCTGTGCAGGCCTTTGATTCCGCGGACTCGCGCAGTGGCTCCCTGCGCAGGGGGGTCAACCTTGTGGCGGCCGTGTTGATGACCCTGGCCATCAGCCTGATCGTGGCGGGTGCCCTGGTGTCCGCGGTCAACGGCGAGGAGTTGCTGACCAATCCCCGCCTGGTGCTCATCGGTATCGGTGCACTGTTGTTCTTCGCCGGTATCGCGCTGGCCGGCCCCACCCTGGTGCAGGTGATCAGCATGACCCTCGGCGTGGCGGTGTGTGCACCTTTCCGGGCGGTGGGACGACTTGCGCAGCGCAACACCCTGCGCAATCCGCGCCGTTCCGCCACCACGGCGCTGGCGGTGACCCTGAGCGTGGGCCTGGTCTCCTGCGTGGGTGTCATCGGAGCCACCACCCGGGCCAGTGTGTTCGGCACGGTGGAATCCTCCATCCAGGCGTCCTTCGTGTTGGATTCCATTGGCGGCACCACCATCCCCGGACAACCCGCGGGTGGATCCCGTTCACTGTCCCTCTCCCCCGCCGTGGCCTCCCAGGCAGCGGACGTCACTGGTGTGGAGGACGTCGGGATGCTCATGACAGCCGGGCTGCAGGCCAACGGTTGGGACAATGAGAGCACCACCGTGTTCGAGGGTGATATCGATGCTTTCCTGGACATTGCGGTGCGCTCCGGTGACGCCTTTGATGATTCCCGACCCGGTGCGATGATCTCCACCACCTATGCCAGCCAGTCCGGTCTCCGGGTAGGTGACACCATCACCCTCAACCCTTATGGCTCCGATGACGGCATCCGGGTCCCCATCACCGCCGTCTACGCGGAAACCGGACTATTGGGGCACATGACCGTCAACTACGCCGCCGCTGAGCGGGTGCTCACCACCCAGTCCGCGTACCACCGCTCCCAGGTGTTTGTCCTGGCCGATGAATCCGTCTCCGAGCAGCAGCTCCGGAGTAATCTCACCGATGCGGTCAGTCAGTTCCTGGTGGTGCAGGTGAAGAACAAAGACGAGTTCCGGGGAGGTCTGGGCACCCAGATCAACCAGCTGCTGGCTATCGTCTATGGCCTGTTGGCCCTGGCGGTGATCATTGCGGTGCTCGGCATCATCAACACCCTGGTGTTGTCCTTAAGTGAACGCACCCGGGAACTGGGTACCTTGCGCGCCACCGGTGTGCAGCGTGGACAGATCAAGCTCATGGTCACCCTGGAATCGGTGATCCTGTCCATCCACGGCGCATTGTTCGGCATCGGGATGGGCACCTTCCTGGGGTGGGCGATCGTCAGTTCCCTCAGCAGCCGTGGCATGGCCCCACCGGAGATCCCGTGGACCCAGGTGACGATGATGTTCCTGGCGGCGATCGGCATCGGTGTGCTCTCCGCACTCATCCCGGCCCATCGTGCGGCACGGATCGCACCACTGGAAGCCATCAAGGAATAG
- a CDS encoding 30S ribosomal protein bS22, with amino-acid sequence MGSVIKKRRKRMSKKKHRKMLRRTRVQRRKLGK; translated from the coding sequence ATGGGTTCTGTCATTAAGAAGCGCCGCAAGCGCATGTCCAAGAAGAAGCACCGCAAGATGCTGCGCCGCACACGAGTCCAGCGTAGAAAACTGGGCAAGTAG
- the hemC gene encoding hydroxymethylbilane synthase yields MTLRIGTRGSKLATTQAGHMRDKLKHFGRDAELTIITTPGDVNMSPVERIGVGVFTQALRDALMADEIDVAVHSFKDLPTAPDPRFHLVVPTRADARDALIARDGLTLNELPEGAKVGTSAPRRISQLKAIRPDLEILPLRGNIDTRMGKVTDGELDAVVLAFAGLSRVGMQDRATQVFDPEILMPAPAQGALAIECRVEDEDIVTALNMLMHADTYVTAVAERTVLNRLEAGCTAPVAAHATLDGYAGDTMTLTAGVFALDGSEQLVFSAQGPGDQPVELSEQVAAQLIEHGAAELIG; encoded by the coding sequence ATGACTCTCAGAATCGGTACCCGCGGATCAAAACTGGCCACCACCCAGGCTGGCCACATGCGGGACAAGCTCAAGCATTTCGGCCGTGACGCAGAACTGACCATCATCACCACCCCGGGCGATGTGAACATGTCACCGGTGGAACGCATCGGCGTGGGTGTATTCACCCAGGCCCTCCGCGATGCGCTCATGGCTGATGAGATCGATGTGGCGGTGCATTCCTTCAAGGATCTCCCGACCGCACCGGACCCACGGTTCCACCTGGTGGTGCCCACGCGCGCGGATGCCCGCGATGCGCTCATCGCCCGGGATGGTCTGACCCTGAATGAGCTGCCTGAAGGCGCCAAGGTGGGCACCTCCGCACCGCGACGCATCTCCCAGTTGAAGGCCATTCGCCCTGACCTGGAGATCCTGCCACTGCGTGGCAATATCGACACCCGCATGGGCAAAGTCACCGACGGTGAATTGGATGCCGTGGTGCTGGCCTTCGCCGGTTTGTCCCGCGTGGGAATGCAGGACCGTGCCACCCAGGTCTTCGACCCTGAAATCCTCATGCCGGCTCCGGCCCAGGGTGCTCTGGCAATCGAGTGCCGCGTGGAGGACGAGGACATCGTCACCGCGCTCAACATGCTCATGCATGCTGATACATACGTCACAGCGGTGGCGGAACGCACCGTGCTCAACCGCCTGGAGGCAGGCTGCACTGCACCGGTTGCAGCACACGCCACCCTGGACGGTTATGCCGGTGACACCATGACCCTGACCGCCGGGGTGTTCGCTCTCGATGGCAGTGAGCAGCTGGTTTTCAGTGCCCAGGGTCCGGGCGATCAGCCGGTGGAGCTGTCCGAGCAGGTCGCGGCCCAGCTCATTGAACATGGCGCCGCAGAGCTGATCGGCTAA
- a CDS encoding glutamyl-tRNA reductase, which translates to MSVLVVGMSHRSAPVALLERLSMDDSVRGQTTSSLVERPSLSEALIVSTCNRLEVYTVTSSFHSGVNDVVEVLHEVSGVDIETLRGYLYVRYADAAAEHMLVVASGLDSMVVGEQQIIGQVRTAYQQATDAGTVGPALHALAQTALHTGKRVHSETDIDEAGASMVSFAIDQALAQMGIDPASENPLAGKTALVLGAGAMSSLAATHLGREGVDKLVMANRTRERAERLASHSEQAGVPAEVIDYAERAHVLSRVDLVVSATGADDFTIKPSDIPVDAQLMLVDLSMPRDIDDACIEVPGVDLVNIERMHRAKREDPTGDATEGADALAIVREELEAFTSEQRIRDVVPAVSALRRQANELLNQELDRLHSRTPDMSEEDRKEVTRAIRRVMDKFLHEPTVRVKKLAARSGTVSYESALQELFGLEAVQTTAPATITSVNASELPDAGIVAIVNSPTSTGQPVSVDGS; encoded by the coding sequence GTGAGCGTGCTCGTTGTGGGAATGTCCCACAGGTCAGCACCTGTGGCGCTTTTAGAGCGCCTCAGCATGGACGACTCCGTCCGTGGACAAACCACTTCTTCCCTCGTGGAACGGCCGTCACTGTCTGAGGCTCTCATCGTCTCTACGTGCAACCGTCTCGAGGTCTATACGGTAACCAGCAGTTTCCACAGCGGCGTCAATGATGTCGTGGAGGTGCTCCACGAGGTCAGTGGTGTGGACATCGAGACCCTCCGTGGTTATCTCTATGTTCGCTACGCCGATGCCGCGGCCGAGCACATGCTGGTGGTGGCTTCCGGTCTGGATTCCATGGTGGTGGGGGAGCAGCAGATCATCGGTCAGGTGCGCACCGCCTACCAGCAGGCCACTGATGCGGGAACCGTCGGTCCGGCACTGCATGCCCTGGCGCAGACCGCCCTGCACACCGGTAAGCGTGTCCACTCCGAGACTGACATTGATGAGGCGGGTGCCTCCATGGTGTCCTTCGCCATCGATCAGGCTCTCGCCCAGATGGGTATTGATCCGGCTTCGGAGAATCCCCTCGCGGGTAAGACCGCCCTGGTGTTGGGTGCCGGGGCGATGAGTTCGCTGGCGGCGACACACCTGGGTCGGGAGGGCGTCGATAAGCTCGTTATGGCCAACCGCACCCGCGAGCGTGCCGAGCGGCTGGCCTCGCACTCGGAGCAGGCCGGTGTGCCTGCCGAGGTCATTGACTACGCCGAGCGCGCCCACGTGCTCAGCCGGGTTGATCTGGTGGTGTCCGCCACCGGCGCCGATGATTTCACCATCAAGCCCAGTGACATCCCCGTGGATGCGCAGCTCATGCTCGTGGATCTGTCCATGCCGCGTGATATCGATGATGCGTGCATCGAGGTCCCTGGTGTGGACCTGGTCAACATCGAAAGGATGCACCGCGCCAAGCGCGAGGATCCCACCGGGGATGCCACCGAAGGTGCTGATGCCCTGGCGATCGTCCGGGAGGAGCTGGAGGCGTTCACCTCCGAACAGCGCATCCGCGATGTGGTGCCGGCTGTGTCCGCCCTGCGCAGGCAGGCCAACGAGCTGCTCAACCAGGAACTGGACCGTCTCCACTCCCGCACCCCGGACATGTCCGAGGAGGACCGCAAGGAAGTCACCCGTGCAATCCGCCGTGTGATGGACAAATTCCTGCATGAACCCACGGTGCGCGTAAAGAAGCTGGCGGCCCGGTCCGGAACCGTGTCCTATGAGTCTGCGCTGCAGGAACTCTTCGGATTGGAAGCAGTGCAGACCACCGCGCCCGCCACGATCACCTCCGTCAACGCGTCCGAACTTCCCGATGCAGGTATTGTCGCCATCGTGAACTCACCTACCTCCACAGGCCAACCCGTGTCTGTGGACGGTTCCTAA
- the proC gene encoding pyrroline-5-carboxylate reductase yields the protein MTTIAVIGGGQIGEALVSGLVAADVNPQNIRVTNRREERGAELHERYGVVALTDNAQAVDEADVVFLCVKPKMILDVLAEISTTVDNNSAATVMVSMAAGINLASMEEKVSAGLPIVRVMPNTPMLVRKGMCTVTGGRFVDGEQLDLVQELLRSVGDVLVVEESDIDAVTAMSGSSPAYLFLVTEALIDAGVNLGLTRAAAQQLAVSAFHGAASMLKETGREPSELRAGVSSPAGTTVAALRELEESGIRGAFFRAAQACADRSAEMGRS from the coding sequence ATGACAACAATTGCAGTAATTGGTGGCGGTCAGATCGGCGAGGCACTGGTCTCCGGTCTGGTGGCAGCCGACGTGAACCCACAGAACATCCGAGTCACCAACCGACGTGAGGAACGCGGAGCAGAACTCCACGAGCGTTATGGCGTGGTGGCACTCACCGACAATGCGCAGGCGGTGGATGAAGCCGATGTGGTTTTCCTCTGCGTGAAGCCGAAGATGATCCTCGATGTGCTCGCGGAGATCTCCACCACCGTGGACAACAACTCAGCAGCCACGGTGATGGTCAGCATGGCCGCGGGCATCAACCTGGCCTCCATGGAGGAGAAGGTGTCCGCGGGCCTGCCCATCGTGCGTGTCATGCCGAACACCCCGATGCTGGTGCGCAAGGGGATGTGCACGGTGACCGGAGGCCGCTTCGTTGATGGGGAGCAGCTGGACCTGGTCCAGGAGCTGCTCCGCTCCGTGGGTGATGTCCTGGTGGTGGAAGAGTCCGATATTGATGCGGTGACCGCCATGTCGGGTTCTTCACCGGCGTATCTCTTCCTGGTGACCGAAGCCCTCATTGATGCCGGCGTGAACCTGGGACTGACCCGCGCCGCAGCACAGCAGCTGGCGGTCAGTGCCTTCCATGGCGCTGCATCCATGCTCAAGGAGACCGGTAGGGAACCTTCGGAACTGCGGGCGGGGGTGTCCTCCCCGGCGGGCACCACGGTTGCAGCACTCCGTGAACTGGAGGAGAGCGGGATCCGCGGAGCATTCTTCCGTGCAGCCCAGGCATGCGCGGACCGATCCGCTGAAATGGGCCGCTCCTAA